The uncultured Carboxylicivirga sp. genomic interval ACGAAGCTGAAGCAAATGCTGATGCAGATAAGAATGCTAAAGAAAAAATTGATAAACTGAACGGTGCTGATAGTTTGATTTTCCAAACTGAAAAGCAGTTAAAGGAATTTGGTGACAAATTGCCTGCTGACAAAAAAGCACCTATCGAGGCTGCTTTAGGTAAATTAAAAGAAGCTCACAAAGCTCAGGATATTGCCGCCATCGATGCTGCTACTACTGAATTGAATACTGTATTCCAGGCTGCATCTCAAGAGATGTACAATGCAAGTCAGGCACAAGGTGGCCCAGAAGCTGGTGCTCAACCTGGACCTGATGCAGGAGCTCAACAAGGTGGTAAAGACGATGAAGTAACCGATGTAGATTTCGAAGAAGTTAAATAATATTTCGTAAATATCATCTCAAGAAAAAAGTCCTCTGTACAGAGGACTTTTTTTTATATTTTTGAAACTGTTTTTCTCTTGTCAAGTATCAACAAAAAGCATTTGTATCGAAAATATTCATTCAAAAATAATTCAACATGAAATTATCATATCGTCTTTTTTCTTTTTTAATAACAACACTTTTAGTCTTAAATATTAATGCACAAACAGATGTGTTTGGAAATAAAATTCCGGCTAAGAAAAAAGCGGTAACACCTATTCCGGCAGGTTATAATAAAACAGATGCCAATGGGCTTAAACAAGGTCCCTGGGAGAAGCGTTATACTGATGGTACAACACTGTATAAAGCAACATTTAAAGATAATAAACCCGTTGGAGAGTATGTTCGTTATTATCCAAATGGAAAGATGAGCTTGCGTGTAGTCTATGATGAAGCCGGAGTAAACGGTAAGGCTGAAATGTTTAATGATAAAGAGGAATTAACTGCCGAAGGTAATTTTGTTGGAAAAGATAAAGAAGGTACTTGGACTTATTATACAGGCAAAAAGCAAATAGCATCAACTCAGGAATATAAAGAAAATAAAGCCCATGGTAATACTATCATCTATTATTCAGATGGTCAGATTGCAGAATCATATGTATCGGTTAAAGGATTAAAGAATGGTGCTTGGCTGAAGTTTTTTAGAAGTGGCGCTCCAATGTTAAAAGCAACCTATGTTAAAGATCAATTACATGGTAAATATCTTTACTATTTCGAAAATGGCCAGCTCGAAATTGATGCTAATTATAAGAATAACCTTGAAGATGGAAATTGGACTTTCTATGAACAAGATGGATCAGTTAAATATTTGTTGAAATATAAAGAAGGAGAAATATTAAATCCAGAAGTGTTAGATGCAAAAAGAGCTGCAGAACAGGCCGAATTTGAAAAAAATAAAGGGAAATTGAAAGATCCGGAAAAGATGCAAAACGATCCGGAATCATATTATAGATAATTTAATGGGAAGGTTATTCACGATTATATTTTTGCTATTCTTTTTTGCTGGGCTCTACGGGCAAAGCAAAGGATATTTTGTGCAATTCACCGATAAAAATAATTCTACTTATCGAATTGATCGACCTGAAGAGTTTTTAAGTCAGCGTGCTATTGATCGACGAGCAAAGCAAAATATTGAGATAACAGAAGAAGATCTTCCTGTTTCAAAAACATATATTTCGAATCTTCAAAATTTAGGTATCGATGTTCGTTTTACCACTAAATGGTTAAATGGAGCTATTGTTTTTTCTGATGACGATGAACTAATGAATGGCCTTACCAATCTGGATTATATATCCTATGTTGAAATGACAACTAATACCTACAACCATGTAAGCTCAATAGTTAAGTTTAAAGAGGGCTATGGCATGATGAAATCTCAAAATTCGGAAGTATATGGCAAGGCGTGGGAGCAAATTGGTACGGTTAATGGACAGCAGCTGCACGAAAGAGGCTACCGCGGGGAAGGAATACACATTGCTGTTATTGATGCCGGTTTTGATTCTGCAGATCGAATGCCAACTTTAGACCACTTGTGGCAGAACGAACAAATACTGGGTTATAAGGATTTTGTAGATCCAAATTCAAATATTTTTACTACCGATTCCCATGGAATGAAGGTGCTATCAATCATGGGGGGAAAGATTGATAACACATATATAGGTACTGCTCCTGGAGCTTCGTATTGGCTATTGCGTACCGAAGATGCTGCCAGTGAAACCCCTGTTGAACCGGATTACTGGGTTTGTGCAGCCGAATTTGCAGATAGCGTTGGTGTTGATGTTATTAATAGTTCTTTAGGTTATTATGAATTTGATCCTCCTTTTACATCTTATACCTACGCAAATTTGGATGGAACATCACGAGCTTCAAAAGCGGCAGAGATTGCAGCTTCAAAAGGAATGATTGTAGTAGTTAGTGCCGGTAATGAAGGAGGAGACGATTGGCATTATATAGGTGTGCCAGCCGATGCTAACAATATTCTGTCGGTTGCAGCAATGCAGACAGATAGCACGCGAGCTTACTTCTCTTCATATGGGCCAAGTTATGATCAAAGAGTGAAGCCTGAAATAGCTGCATTAGGATATCCTGCCGCAGTTCAGAGTTTAGGAGGAGGTATCGAGTTTGGTGCCGGAACATCATATTCATCACCGGTAATTGCTGGTTTAGTGGCATGCCTATGGCAGGCTTTTCCAAGCTTTACAGCATCTAAAATCGTAGATTTGATAATAACGAATGCAGATAATTATGCAAATCCGGATGATTCGTTTGGATATGGAATACCCGATTTTAATGCATCGTTTATAACGAAAGTAACAACCATTCCCAAAGATGTTATTAACTGGTCGCTTAGTCCTAATCCGTTTACAAATTATTTGCTGATTAAACCCGATTTTGCTGATGCTCGCATAAATATTGTTACTATTTCTTTATACAATTTAGCGGGGAACTGCATCTTTTCAGAGAAAAGTAATGTGTCGGAAATGATTAAGCTAGAAGGTTTTTATTCTATCCCCAAAGGATTGTATATCTTAACCATTGATTCTGATTTTGGAAAACAATATTATAAAGTATTGAAAAATTAGCTTTATGCCCGATTCTATTTCTCTATCCGATTTAAATAAACGAATAAAAGAAGTTATCAACGTTTCATTACCAGAGACCATCTGGGTGGTTGCCGAAATAAGTGAAATAAGAACGGTAAGAAGTGGGCACTGTTATCTAGAGCTAATTGAGAAAGATGAGGAAAGTGGTACTGTAACAGCTAGGGCAAGAGCAACCATATGGGCATTTACCTATCGAATGTTAAAACCCTATTTCGAAACTACTACAAAACAAGAACTAACAAATGGATTAAAAGTATTAGTTAGGGTAAGTGTAGAGTTTCAGGAGATTTATGGTTTTAGTCTGAATGTAAAAGATATTGATCCATCCTACACTCTGGGTGATATTGCCCGTAAAAGGCTTGAAGTAATACGCCAATTGGAAGATGAAGGTGTGATGGACATGAATAAAGAAGCTTCATTAGCCTTGGTTCCTCAAAAGTTGGCCGTTATTTCTTCACCAACTGCAGCCGGATATGAGGATTTTATCAACCAATTGGAAAATAACCCCTGGGGATATAAAATATACCACAAACTATTTCAGGCTACGATGCAGGGCAATGATGCAGAACAATCGATTGTTCAGGCTCTGGAAAGAATTTATGAATACGAAGATTTTTTTGATGCCGTTATAATAATTAGAGGAGGAGGATCAACGGCCGATTTAATGTGTTTCGATGGATATTGGCTTGCAGTTAATATAGCACAGTTTCCACTGCCTGTTTTAACAGGAATAGGTCACGAAAGAGATGAGTCGGTGGCTGATTTAGTTGCTTATACTCGATTAAAAACTCCGACAGCAGTTGCTGAATTTATCATTGATCGAATAGGTGATTTTGATGCAGAATTAAATGGGCTGAAGGAACAGTTCACTGATGAAATAATCAATCGAATACGGCATCAGAAACATCGTTTAGATATAGCTGTAAGTACATTAAAACCTGTGGTAAGTAAGGTGATAATGAAAAATAGAAGGCGTCCGCAAGAAGCTGTACAACGATTAAGTTTTGTAATTCGATCTTACTTCGATAATCAGCAATTGTATTTTAGTCATGTAAAAGAATCAACCTTTTATTTGGTGAAAAAACAATTGGCAGCAGGTATGAAACAATGTCAGTTTAATCAAACACAGCTACGAATGGAAGTTGTTTCGTACCTCAAAAATAAGAATCAGAAACTCTTATTAGTTGAAAAAACAGTTAAACTGTCGGATCCTGCAAATGTGTTGGATAGAGGTTATTCTATAACTTATCAACAAGGGAAGCCTATTAAATCAGCTCAGAATTTAAAAGAGGGAGATACCCTTGAAACAATACTTCAGAAAGGCACTATTATCAGTAAAATCGAAAAAATATTAAAGTAAACAGTTTGAATGTTAAAGGCATTTTTTAAATTTATAACGTTTATTAACAGGGGAGAAGTTATAAATTAATGTTTACAAATCAATTGCGATGTCTGATTATCAGCTTGATAGTCTTGCTGAATTCGGGAGTGTATGCACAACAAAGGAAAGAATCGGAACTTATAGATTCAATTGAAAGAAGTTATGATTCGAAGGAGTATCGTACCTCTTTAAGTAAATTGGATGATAGTGATCACGTTTTGAAAGTTTGCTCATCGATATTAAAAAGTGTCAATTCCAATCAGGATAGGTTTTCATTATATCTCGAAACCGGTATTCGGCTATATGATATAAACGATCAGCAAAATGCTGAAGATTATCTGAACAAAGCTAAATCTTACACAATTTATATCAAGTCTGATGAACAGTTAAGTCGCTTATATAACTATATTGGATGGTTGGCATCTGATAATAAGTCATATACCGAGGCTATAGGTTATTTTAAAATAGCCTCGCAGCATTATAGCAAAGCTGACTTATATGTTGAACAAGGGAATGCATATAATAGTATAGGAGCCATGTATTGGTATCAACGGAATTATGCCCTGGCTTTAAATTATTTTAATCAGGTATATGAATTAGGCAGAAAAAACGACGATATTGAGTTGATTTTAAAGGGGCTCACTAATAAGGGAGTTGTGTTGAATCAGCTTGCACAATATAACGAAGCTTTGGATTGCTTTGAAAAGGCTTTAGAATTGAATCAGATTGTTGGAGACGAAATTGGTCGAGCTAGTATATTTAATAATTTGGGAAATATTCATTATGGATTAAATCAGTATTCATCAGCTATAAGGTATTATAACAGTGCTATGGAGTTATATACAAAACTTGATAATCTATCGGGAATTAGTAGTTGTTATAATAATTTGGGTGAGGTTTACCTAAAGCAGGGTAATGTATCCGAAGCATTAAAGAGTTATAAAACTTCGCTAAATTATATTGATGAAGATAAAGATAGTTCAGCAATTGCTGTAGCATATGTAAATATAGGAAGAGCACATCAAAGCAATAAGTCATATGCCGAAGCAATTTCTTATTTCGAAAGAGCACTTAAAATTATGATGACTCATGAAGATGTTTCTTTGGAGGCAGAAGCTTATCTTCATTTGGCACAGACAGGAATAGCGTCAGATAACTTGGCACAGGCACAAAAATATCTTACTAATGCGATTTCTATTGCACAAAAAATTGGAGAGAAAACCATTCTAGCGGAGTGTTATAAATCATTTAGTAAACTTGCAGAAAAGGAAAGTAATTACAAGAAAGCTTTAATTTATCAAAGACTCTACTCTGTAGTTAATGATTCTATTACCGATGAGCAGGCCTTGATAAATTCAGCCCGGATGGAGGCCGTTTATAATTTGCTTCAAAAGGAAGAAACAATATCGAAGCTGGAGAAAGATAATATCTCTAAGGATGAGGATTTGGAACGAATGAAAGAAACCCGAACTCTTTATCTAATTATAAGTGTTGCGTTGTTTGGGTGTATAATTTTCATGATTTTATTGTTCAGATTAAAACGTAGAACATCAAGCCAGCTTGAGCAAAAAAATGTAGAATTAGCACAACTAAATGCAACAAAGGATAAGTTCTTTTCCATTATAGCTCATGATTTAAAAAGTCCTTTTAGTTCGTTGTTAGGTTTTGCCGAAATGCTTTGTCTTCATGCCGAAAGTAAAAATACAAAGGAAGTAATAGAGTATTCACAAGTTATTCATAATTCTACTAAACGATTATTAGGATTAGTTGAAAACTTATTGCAGTGGTCGAGAACACAGCTTGGTACTACCGAGTATAAGCCAATGCAACTAGATGTGTCGATTCATACTAACAACATTGTATCTTTATTACGCTTGAATGCCGAAGAAAAAGACATTCTTATCAGTCCTAAGGTTGAAAAAGATTTGGTAGCCTGGGCTGATTTAAACCTTTTTAGTACTGTGTTGCGTAATTTAATTAGCAATGCGATTAAATTTTCGAGGATTGGAAGTGTAATATATGTTATTGCAAAAAAAGTAGATGACATTATTCAGGTTTCGGTGGTGGATTCTGGAGTTGGAATACGACACGAAGATCTTCAAAAATTATTTCAGGTCGATACTGCTTTTACCACTAAAGGAACATTTAATGAAAAAGGAACAGGTATTGGTTTGGTTTTGTGTAAGGAATTTGTGGAGATAAATAAAGGACAAATAAGTGTAGAGAGTGAATTGGAAAAAGGTAGTACTTTTACATTTACATTACCAACTACTAAAGATGAATAAAATACGATTATGACTAAGAAGAAATTGAGCTATTCAGAAGCAATGGGTGAGATTGAGGAGATTCTTCAACAAATTGAAAATGAAGAGTTAGATGTGGATGATTTATCAGATAAAGTGAAGCGTGTAAGTGCTTTAATAAAAACCTGTAAAGATAAACTTCATAAAACAGAAGAAGAGGTAGAAACAATTCTTAAAGAAATGGATGAATAAAAGAGGCGTGATTAGCCTCTTTTGTTATTTTATAAAGAATGAGAAACAAACAGAATCTTTGTTTTCCTAGGGTGTAATACCTCACGTTAAAATTCGCATGCAATGAATTTCTTCAATTATTGAGCTGAAATATACAGTGTTTGTATACTTGAGTTGATGTTTTATTTGTTGGTTGCCTCAGGTTGCAGTAGTCTTGATACACTAATCAACAAGTTTTATTATTCCAACAATTAGTGATTACACACATTTTTCTATACCTGCCTATTTTGTTAACAATGAGTGTTAAATATTGTCAATATTAGCTACTTGACTACTTGAATAAGGCATTTTTTACTAAGTTTGAGTACTTACCAAATAAGAGCTTCAGCTCTCCGATGAAAATAATCTAGCAATAGGTTTTATTTGCAATAACTATGAATAAAAATATATCAGCAACTATGAAAATTAGGAATTTCATTTCTTTATTTCCTTTGATGTTAATTTCCTGTGTAAATCAGCCAAGTAAAGATGTTTATGAAAATACAATGTGGTATGCTCAACCTGCCGAACAGTGGGAAGAAAGTCTACCAATTGGAAATGGTAGAATTGGCGCTATGGTTTATGGCCGAACCGATACAGAGCACATTCAACTAAATGATGATTCGATGTGGCCGGGAAAGATGGAATGGGATAATCCTGTTGGTCGACCTGAAGATTTGAAAAAAATCAGACAATACCTTTTCGAAGGTAAAAATGATAAGGCAGATGCCCTATTGATTGAGAAATTCTCGAATAAAAGTGTTGGTAGATCGCATCAAACGTTAGGTGATTTATTTATAGAATTGAATCATGACAATGTTACCGATTATCGTAGAGAATTGGATTTAGAAAAAGCGATCACTTATACATCCTATAAAACCAATGGAAAAGAAGTAACAGAAAAGGTTTTTGCGACGAATCCTCATCAGGCCATTATTATTGAATTGAGTTCTAAATCTGAAGAGGGATTAAATGGGAAATTATTGTTTTCTCGTCCTGAAGATGAAGGTCATCCAACCGTAACCGTTAGTGTGGATGATTCTGGTAATTTGCTCATGGATGGGGAGGTGACTCAGTATGGTGGAGC includes:
- a CDS encoding S8 family serine peptidase, with the protein product MGRLFTIIFLLFFFAGLYGQSKGYFVQFTDKNNSTYRIDRPEEFLSQRAIDRRAKQNIEITEEDLPVSKTYISNLQNLGIDVRFTTKWLNGAIVFSDDDELMNGLTNLDYISYVEMTTNTYNHVSSIVKFKEGYGMMKSQNSEVYGKAWEQIGTVNGQQLHERGYRGEGIHIAVIDAGFDSADRMPTLDHLWQNEQILGYKDFVDPNSNIFTTDSHGMKVLSIMGGKIDNTYIGTAPGASYWLLRTEDAASETPVEPDYWVCAAEFADSVGVDVINSSLGYYEFDPPFTSYTYANLDGTSRASKAAEIAASKGMIVVVSAGNEGGDDWHYIGVPADANNILSVAAMQTDSTRAYFSSYGPSYDQRVKPEIAALGYPAAVQSLGGGIEFGAGTSYSSPVIAGLVACLWQAFPSFTASKIVDLIITNADNYANPDDSFGYGIPDFNASFITKVTTIPKDVINWSLSPNPFTNYLLIKPDFADARINIVTISLYNLAGNCIFSEKSNVSEMIKLEGFYSIPKGLYILTIDSDFGKQYYKVLKN
- the xseA gene encoding exodeoxyribonuclease VII large subunit, which gives rise to MPDSISLSDLNKRIKEVINVSLPETIWVVAEISEIRTVRSGHCYLELIEKDEESGTVTARARATIWAFTYRMLKPYFETTTKQELTNGLKVLVRVSVEFQEIYGFSLNVKDIDPSYTLGDIARKRLEVIRQLEDEGVMDMNKEASLALVPQKLAVISSPTAAGYEDFINQLENNPWGYKIYHKLFQATMQGNDAEQSIVQALERIYEYEDFFDAVIIIRGGGSTADLMCFDGYWLAVNIAQFPLPVLTGIGHERDESVADLVAYTRLKTPTAVAEFIIDRIGDFDAELNGLKEQFTDEIINRIRHQKHRLDIAVSTLKPVVSKVIMKNRRRPQEAVQRLSFVIRSYFDNQQLYFSHVKESTFYLVKKQLAAGMKQCQFNQTQLRMEVVSYLKNKNQKLLLVEKTVKLSDPANVLDRGYSITYQQGKPIKSAQNLKEGDTLETILQKGTIISKIEKILK
- a CDS encoding tetratricopeptide repeat-containing sensor histidine kinase, coding for MFTNQLRCLIISLIVLLNSGVYAQQRKESELIDSIERSYDSKEYRTSLSKLDDSDHVLKVCSSILKSVNSNQDRFSLYLETGIRLYDINDQQNAEDYLNKAKSYTIYIKSDEQLSRLYNYIGWLASDNKSYTEAIGYFKIASQHYSKADLYVEQGNAYNSIGAMYWYQRNYALALNYFNQVYELGRKNDDIELILKGLTNKGVVLNQLAQYNEALDCFEKALELNQIVGDEIGRASIFNNLGNIHYGLNQYSSAIRYYNSAMELYTKLDNLSGISSCYNNLGEVYLKQGNVSEALKSYKTSLNYIDEDKDSSAIAVAYVNIGRAHQSNKSYAEAISYFERALKIMMTHEDVSLEAEAYLHLAQTGIASDNLAQAQKYLTNAISIAQKIGEKTILAECYKSFSKLAEKESNYKKALIYQRLYSVVNDSITDEQALINSARMEAVYNLLQKEETISKLEKDNISKDEDLERMKETRTLYLIISVALFGCIIFMILLFRLKRRTSSQLEQKNVELAQLNATKDKFFSIIAHDLKSPFSSLLGFAEMLCLHAESKNTKEVIEYSQVIHNSTKRLLGLVENLLQWSRTQLGTTEYKPMQLDVSIHTNNIVSLLRLNAEEKDILISPKVEKDLVAWADLNLFSTVLRNLISNAIKFSRIGSVIYVIAKKVDDIIQVSVVDSGVGIRHEDLQKLFQVDTAFTTKGTFNEKGTGIGLVLCKEFVEINKGQISVESELEKGSTFTFTLPTTKDE
- the xseB gene encoding exodeoxyribonuclease VII small subunit, with amino-acid sequence MTKKKLSYSEAMGEIEEILQQIENEELDVDDLSDKVKRVSALIKTCKDKLHKTEEEVETILKEMDE